Within the Anaerolineae bacterium genome, the region ATCATTGGCCATGAATTGACCCGCCGCTGGTTGTTCGAGAAAGGGCAAAAGGCGTTGGAGCAGGCCCGGCAACAGGATCCCTCGTTTCAACGGGTACGGTTGGTGCCGCCTGAGTGGACCTTCCAGCAGGGACGGGTGACCCTCAAGTTGGGCCGCAAAACCGTCACCCTTATCCCCTTGCCGGGGCACAGCGCGGATGGGATCGGGGTGCTGGTGGAGGAGGACCGTGTCCTGTTTGCTGGCGATGTGATGATGCCCCTGCCCTATCTGGTGGATGGGGATTATGAGGCGATGGTGGCCTCTCACAAACTCATCGCCAAGATGCACCTGGAAAACCTGATCCCCGGGCATGGCGAAATCGTGCTGCGAGGAGAGATCCCCGAACTGGTCAAGAGCAACCTGGCTTATTTGAACGAACTGCGCAAAGCCGTGCGCCAGGCCCATCGCCGAAAGTATCCCGGCGATTATTTGCAGGAGATTTCCGTGGAAGATTGTGGGAAAAGCCGGGTGTTGTTGGGTGGGTTGGCCGAGGCGTTGCACCAGCGCAACTTGCGCGCCCTGTACCGCCAGTTCTATGGAGAACCCCCTGCGACCTCGCCCGAAGATGAGTACGATTGATGCCCCCTGGGATGTGACCAACGGGCAGAATGTTGCGATCAGCCGCCCCCACCAGGGAATGGCCTGACCCCCTGGGCGGGGGCTGGTTTTTTATTGCCTGGACAGCCGGACCCGGTATCGACAAACCGCCGGGCCTTTTTCCCGCATTTCCGAGGCTGACTGCACCACCTCCACCGGGCGGTCTAAAGCCCGTTCCAGTAGGCGCTGATCCAGCTGACACAGTTCGGGGAAATCGTCCCGCAAGGTGGCGAAAGGGCAGCGACGGAAAGTGATCAACGGTCCCTGTTGGTGGGCTTCCCAATGGGCCTCATAGCCCAGCGCGTTGAGGGTTTCCAGTATTTGCTGCAGCCGCTGGCGCAGGTTGCCAGGGTAGGGCAGCGGCGCTTCCCCGAGCAACAAAGCGCCCAGGTCGTCTAATCGGTTCTCCAGGGCCTCCTGATGGCGCAGCAAAGTCAGCAAAGCCCGCGTCAGGGGCTCCAGGTGGGAGGATTGGGCTTTGGGCGTCAGCCGGTAGCGCTGAGGGGGGCGACCGCGCCTGGTGGGCCTGGCCGGCGGCGCGGCGACGACCAGACCGGCTTCCTGGAGCAAACTCAAGTGGTGCCGGATGTTCGACGGCGTCACCTGGAGCGCTTGGGCGAGATCGTTGACCCTGGCCAAGGGATGCAGGCGGAGGTATTCCAGGATTTGCTCGCGGGTGCTTGGGGTGCTCATGGAGGCTCCCAGGGGTGAGATGGGTTCATTTTACCGCAACCTACCAGGGCCTGGCACGGTTTGAAGCCGCTTGTTGAGGCCTCCCCCATGCTATAATCCCGAACACCTTCTTCGATCGGAGGCCTGGTATGCCCGAAAAGACGGACAAACCCAGCCTGGCCGTGCTGGGCGGCACGGGGAAGCAGGGCAAAGGTCTGGCCTATCGGTGGGCCAAAGCCGGCTATACGGTGTACATCGGCTCGCGCACGCCGGAAAAAGCCCGGCAGGCTGCCGCCGAGGTCCGGCAGCGCTTGGGCGATCCCGCGGCTCCGGTGATGGGCCTGGGTAACGCCGAGGCCGCGGCCCGCGCCGAGATTGTGGTGCTCACCGTGCCCTACAGCGCCCATCGCAGCACCTTGGAAGCGGTGCGGGAGGCCCTGGCGGGGAAGATTCTGGTGGATGTCACTGTGCCCCTGAAGCCCCCCAAAGTGACCAGGGCGCAGATGCCGCCCGCGGGCAGCGCAGCCCAGGAAGCCCAGGCGTTGCTGGGCGAGAGCGTGGCCGTGGTGGATGCCTTCCAGAACATCGCCCATGAGTTGCTTTGGGAGGATGGCCCGATTGATTGCGATGTCTTGGTTACCGGCAAAGGCAAGGCCAACCGCCAGCGGGTGGTGCAACTGGTGCGCGACGCCGGCCTGCGCGCCTGGGATGCGGGGCCCATCGAAAACAGTGCGGTGGTTGAAGGCCTGACCAGCGTTCTGATTTACCTGAACAAGACCTACGGCTCGACCCACGCCGGGATTCGGATCACCGGCTTGTCGGGCAGCGCTTGAGGCCTGCGTGGGGTTCAAGACACAGCGGGTAGGAGGAACCGTACTCAAGGAGTAGGTTAAGATGACCGTTCGTCATTTGCTACAAACCGCCCGTCCACCCTTTCTGTTGCTCACCCCGGCCTGTGTGCTGGTCGGGCTGGGCACGGCGGCCGTCGAAACCCGGCGGCAAATCCCCTGGCTGTTGTTCGTGCTGGCGCTGGTGGGGGCTCTGGCGGCCCATGTGAGCGTGAACGCGTTCAACGAATACTTTGACTTCCGCAGCGGTCTGGACGCCCGCACCCGGCGCACGCCTTTCAGCGGCGGCAGCGGCACCCTCCCTCAGGCGCCGGAGGCGGCTCGCGGCACCCTGGCGCTGGCCTGGGGGACGCTGCTGCTCACGGTGGCCATCGGCTTCTATTTCCTTTACCGCGTGGGCTGGGGGTTGCTTTGGGTTGGCCTGTTGGGCGTGATTCTGGTGTATGTGTATACCAACTGGGTCACCCGCAGCCCTCTGGTTTGTCTGGTGGCGCCCGGTTTGGGGTTCGGCACCTTCATGGTGATGGGCACGCACTATGTGCTGACTGGTCATTACAGTTGGCTGGCCTTTTGGGCCTCGCTGGTGCCGTTTTTCCTGGTGAGCGATCTGCTGCTGCTCAATCAATTTCCCGATGTGGAGGCCGACCGCAGCGTGGGGCGGCGGCACTATCCCATCTTGTGGGGTCGCCCCAGGGCGGCCCGTCTGTATGTCCTGTTTCTGGGCCTAGCGTATCTGGTACCAGTGGTCGGGGTGGTGGTGGGGTGGTTGCCCACCTGGAGCCTGCTCAGCCTGTTGACCCTGGCCCTCGCCGTGCCCACGGCCCGGCGGGCGTTGCGTTTCGCCGACGACATCCCTCAACTCATGCCTGCCCTGGGCAACAATGTGCTCATTAATCTGTTGACCCCGGTGCTGTTGGCCCTAGGGTTGTGGTTGGGGGCGTGACAGATGTGGCGCAACTGTTTAGACGAGGAGACGTTTCGTCGGTGGAATTGATCCCTTTGCCTGGCTTGCCGTTGGTGGCGCCGGGAGACGATTTGGCCGCCCTGGTGTGGCAGGCCTTGCAAGAGGCCGGGATGGCCCTACGCGATGGGGATATTCTGGTCCTGGCTCAGAAGGTGGTCTCCAAAGCCGAGGGGCGCTGGGTGGATTTGCGCACGGTGGCCCCCTCGGCCCGCGCCCGGGCGTTGGCTCAGGTGGTGCAAAAGGACCCCCGCCTGGTGGAGGTGGTGCTGCGGGAAAGCCGTGAGGTGTTGCGCGCCGTGCCCGGGGTGCTCATCGTGGAACATCGCTTGGGTTTCGTCTGCGCCAACGCCGGGGTGGACCACTCCAATGTGGGGCCGCCCCCCGGTGCGCCGCCCCAGCGCGTCGGCTCCCCCGAAGATTGGGTGCTCTTGTTGCCTGCCGACCCGGATGCCTCGGCGGCTCGTTTGCGTCGGCGATGGGAGGCCCTCAGTGGGGCGCGTTTGGGTGTGCTCATCATCGATTCCCATGGCCGGGCATGGCGTTTGGGCACCGTGGGTGTGGCCATCGGCCTGAGCGGGCTGCCGGGGCTGGTCGATTTGCGCGGTGCGCCCGACCTGTTGGGCCGCGAACTGCGGGTGACCACGGTGGGCGTGGCCGATGAACTGGCGGCTGCCGCCTCGCTGGTCATGGGCCAGGCCGGCGAGGGAACGCCGGTGGTGCATGTGCGCGGCTTCCCGTACCCCTTGCGCGAAGGGAGCCTCGGCGAGTTGCTGCGGCCCAAAGAGCGGGATCTTTTTCGATAGGGCCAGGGTGTGCCATGAGTCGCCGCGACCTGCGTTTCATTCCCCTTTCCGCCGATTTGGAGAAGATTCGCTTCTTCGGAACGCTGAGGTCTTCGTTGTTGCTGCTCAAGCAGGCGCCCCTGCAGTTCGTGCGGCACCAGGTGCTGCGCCGCTTGCCGGTCCGCCAAAGCGTGGAGGTATTCATCGCCCATGAGGCCGACGACTTTGCCCAGTTGGGCGATGTGTGGCTCTTCGTGCACGCCTGGCGCCTGCCGCGTTTCGCCCCGCTGGCCTTTGCCCGCGTCCACACCTTTTTGCACCGCCTGGCGCGGCGCTTGCGCTGGGAGGGGTACCGCGCCGAACCTTTGGACCCCCTATCGCCCACCATCAATTTGCCCCGCCTGGCCGTGGAGGCCGGTTTGGGGGACTTCAGCCCCTATGGGCTGTTGGTGCATCCGGTGTTTGGCCCCCGGCTCATCCTTTCGGGAATGCGCACCGATTACCCCTTGACCCTGCGCCCTTGTTGGGGCGGTGTGGGGTGCAACGATTGCGATGCTTGCCTCAAATTGTGCCCCCAACGCCCTTTGGAGAGCGGGGTGGTGGGCCTGGGGCGCTGTCAGACCTGCGCGATATGTCTCACGGTGTGCCCCACGGGCAAAGGCCGCCGGGCGCGGGCGTTGCGGCAAGAGTTGGCGCGACGAGCATCATGAGGCGCCACACCAGCATTCGTGAAAGGGGCTTTCTGTCTCATTTTGTTGGTATACTGAAGGGGCCAGAAGGCAGATCCTGGCTGGAAGTGCGGTTATTTGCAGTTGCTCGTTGACCCGACGGTTTTTCAGGAAATAGAGACCGTCGTCCAGCGCAAGGATCCGGCGACATGGCCTCGGGGGCAGCGCTTGATGGCGACAGCCAGGATTGCCGTTGGCCCCTCTCCATCGGGAGACCAGTTGACGCTTGCCCGCTCCCTCATCCTTATTCCCCAGATGCCGTGGTATTGGCGGAAACCCTGGTCTCTGAATCTCAATGCTGGTTACCCATGATAAACGGTATTTCTTGACCCCAAAAATGCTCCAGGCTGATCTCGCTTTGAAGGCGGGAACGCCTGGCGAAGCATTGGCCTGGGTGCGCCAGTTGTTGCTCCCTCGATGGCCCTTGGAGTGAACGATGCCCGAACCCAACCTGGCCCCAAAAATCCTGCATGCTTTCCTGCGTACCCGGCGCAGTGTGCGCCGCTTTCGTCCGGACCCGGTGCCGCGGGAGGTCATTGAGCGTCTCTTGGAGACGGCAATCTATGCCCCTTCGGCGCACAACTTGCAGCCCTGGCGTTTTGTGGTGCTGACCGGCCCCCGGGCGAAGGCCCGCCTGGCTGAAGCGCTCACTGATCAGATGCGCCAGGATATGCAACAGGAAGGCGCGGCAGAGGAGGACATCGCCGAGCGGGTGGCGCGTTCCCGCCGCCGGTTGCACGAATCCCCGGTGGTGATCCTTCTCAACCGGGTTACCACGGTGGTGCGCCGCGAGGTTCCAGAAGAGCATCGCATGGCCCGCCAGTCTGTGGCCATCGTGGGCCTGCAACTCTGGCTGGCCGCCCACGCCGAGGGATTGGGGGCCGTGTGGGTTTGCTGGCCGTTGTTCGCCCCGGAGACCACCCGGCAAACTTTGGGCCTGCCCCCCAACTGGGAGCCGCAAGGGATGTTGTTCGTCGGCTATCCGGCGGAAGAGCCTCCGTTGCGCCCCCGGACCCCCTGGCAGGATCTGACCCTGTGGATGGAGGAGTGACCCTTGGACTGGCAAGCAGAAGTTCGTGCCGTGTTGCGGCAGGGGAATAAAGCCCGCGCGTTGCAGCAGGTTGTCGCGCAGTTGCGCGCTCATCCGCGCGATGTGGCCGCTTTGTTGTGGTTTGCTGGTCTGACCGAGAACCGCGAGCAAGCCATTGCGGCATTGCGTTATGTGCTCCGCCTGGACCCGGAGAACGCGGCGGCGCGCCGGGGGCTGGCCGCCCTGGGGGCACGGCCCGAAGAGGGTGTTCGTGTAGCCAAAAAGGCGTCACGAGGAGACGGGGATGCCGAGGGCCCTCGACAGGCGATTCGCTTAGCCAGCAAGGGGAGGCCCAGTGAGGTAGAGCCTGGCTCAGAACTCATCCGTGGTAGCCAGATTTTGCGCCGGGCACAGGCCACGATTTGGCCTTTTAGGGGATACAACCGCCCCCTGGGGGTTTTGCTTGAGATGGGGATGGTGCAAACCAGGGGCTTGGAATGGGCGGTGAAAAACGCGCGCGACCCGGAAATCCGCTGGGCAGCGGCCGTGCTTCTCCAGGAGCCGGACATCCAGGACCTCTCCATGACCGAACAGCAGGCCGCCCAAGTCGTGTTCCCCTTCCGGCAGTTGAACCGGCCCTTGGGCGTGCTGCTGCGTGAAGGGCACATTGGGCTACGCGACCTGGCCTATGTGGTGCACAGAGCATATTCGCCCCGCTTGCGGTGGGCCGCCGCGGTGATGGGGTATTGGGTGCTGGAGCATCAGGGGGGAGGCCAGGAGTCAGCCTCCCAGAAGGTGCGGCCTTCGGCCGACAGGGAAATGGCGACCAGGGCGCGCAGCGCCTCGGCCTATCACCGCTTCCCGGCCGCTGATGCCACGCCTGCTGCCGTTGGACAGGCTTCAACCGTGCCTGCCGAAGAGCCTGGGCCCTCGCGTGGACCGTTGCGGGTGTATCGAGGCAGCCGGTTCCTTCAGCGTCAGGTCCAGGTGCATGAGCGACGGGTGACCTGGGCCTCCTATGCCTTGCGGGCGCTGGTGGTGGTATTGGCGGTGTTTTCCGTGGCTGGCGGGCTGTATCTCACTTTAGGTTTGCATGACCGCTTGTGGGGAACGGTGGTCACCTGGAGCGGGGTTCTGATCCTTTTGGCCGTCTCGCGCGTGGTGCCGTGGTTCGACCGGCTCAAGGCGCAACGGGAGGCCTATCGTCAGGGGTTGGCCGGCGAGGAGCGTTTGGCGCGCCTGCTGCGCGGTAAATTGGACGGACGATGGGCGCTTTACCGGAATCTGGTGCTCCCCGACGGCCAGGGTGATCTGGACGCCGTGTTGCTGGGACCCCGGGGCGTGTACCTGCTGGAAGTCAAAGCCTACCAGGGCGCGCATCGGGTTCGGGGCGGGGAGTGGTATCGCCGTCGTTGGGGCAAATGGGTGGAGATGGACGCCAATCCTACGCGGCAGGCCATGCGTAACGCGCTGCGTTTGGCCGAGTTCCTGCGAGCGCGGGGCCTCGAAGTGTGGGTCGAACCCCGGGTGGTCTGGGCCGGTCAGGGGCGGGTATGGATTGACGGCCAGCCCGAAGTGCTGCTTTGGGATTTGAATCGCCCATCCTGGATTTGGCGGGATTTGGGGCGCGGGAAACCGTTGCCCCCGGAAACATGCCAGGGCATTCATCAGGCCTTGCACACCCTGGTCGCCCTTTCGCCGGAGGCAAAGCCGTGAACCCCTTGCCGCCTTTGCCGGAAGAGTTGGACGGACGCCATCCCTGGCAGACGCTGAAAACGGCCTTGCGCTGGCTGTGGCGGATGGGCTGGCAGAGCGATCCCCGCGTGGCCCGCCGTTTCCTTCTCCTTTATGGGAGCTTGCTGGCCGTGCTTTTGCTGTTGGGGGAGGCCTTTCTGCTTATCGCTTTGGCCTTTCTCCGGGCCTTTTGGCTGGCGCTTCCCCTTTACCCCGGCGTGGTACGGTGGCTGAACCGCCTGGGATGGCCGGTGGAGCACGGTGGTGCTCCGGCTGCGGTGAAGACCCCCTGGCGCAGGCTGCACACGGTTTTGTGGGTGTTGCTCATTGGGATCGCGCTGGCCGCCGGGGGCTGGTTGCTGTTCACCAGGGGCTTTTGCGGCCAGAATCTCATCTGCCTGACGCTGGGGGTGCTGAGGAGGGCAGGATGACATCTCTGGAGCGGGTGGTCGTGTTGGCTGGCGGCGTTGGCGGCGCTAGGTTCGCGGCCGGTGTGGTGCAGGTGCTGCCTCCGGAGCGGGTGACCGTGGTCGTCAATGTGGGGGACGACTTCGAACATTGGGGACTGTGGATTTCTCCGGACCTGGATACGGTCTGTTACACCCTGGCCGGTCTGGAAAATCGGACCGCCGGTTGGGGGCGACGCGGCGAGTCATGGCGGGTTCTGGAGGAGGTGCGGCGTCTAGGTGGGCCGGACTGGTTCCGCCTGGGTGACCTGGACCTGGCGACGCATCTGGAACGCACCCGCCGCCTCCGCGCTGGCGAGCCGCTGAGCCGCATCGTGG harbors:
- a CDS encoding ArsR family transcriptional regulator, whose translation is MSTPSTREQILEYLRLHPLARVNDLAQALQVTPSNIRHHLSLLQEAGLVVAAPPARPTRRGRPPQRYRLTPKAQSSHLEPLTRALLTLLRHQEALENRLDDLGALLLGEAPLPYPGNLRQRLQQILETLNALGYEAHWEAHQQGPLITFRRCPFATLRDDFPELCQLDQRLLERALDRPVEVVQSASEMREKGPAVCRYRVRLSRQ
- the cofE gene encoding coenzyme F420-0:L-glutamate ligase, with product MFRRGDVSSVELIPLPGLPLVAPGDDLAALVWQALQEAGMALRDGDILVLAQKVVSKAEGRWVDLRTVAPSARARALAQVVQKDPRLVEVVLRESREVLRAVPGVLIVEHRLGFVCANAGVDHSNVGPPPGAPPQRVGSPEDWVLLLPADPDASAARLRRRWEALSGARLGVLIIDSHGRAWRLGTVGVAIGLSGLPGLVDLRGAPDLLGRELRVTTVGVADELAAAASLVMGQAGEGTPVVHVRGFPYPLREGSLGELLRPKERDLFR
- a CDS encoding prenyltransferase: MTVRHLLQTARPPFLLLTPACVLVGLGTAAVETRRQIPWLLFVLALVGALAAHVSVNAFNEYFDFRSGLDARTRRTPFSGGSGTLPQAPEAARGTLALAWGTLLLTVAIGFYFLYRVGWGLLWVGLLGVILVYVYTNWVTRSPLVCLVAPGLGFGTFMVMGTHYVLTGHYSWLAFWASLVPFFLVSDLLLLNQFPDVEADRSVGRRHYPILWGRPRAARLYVLFLGLAYLVPVVGVVVGWLPTWSLLSLLTLALAVPTARRALRFADDIPQLMPALGNNVLINLLTPVLLALGLWLGA
- a CDS encoding MBL fold metallo-hydrolase is translated as MVQHERIAEGVYAFQSEAYAQVMAGVVVGTQGALVIDTLALPEETLAMGEFIEEELQVPVRYVVNTHYHADHAWGNGFFPGAVIIGHELTRRWLFEKGQKALEQARQQDPSFQRVRLVPPEWTFQQGRVTLKLGRKTVTLIPLPGHSADGIGVLVEEDRVLFAGDVMMPLPYLVDGDYEAMVASHKLIAKMHLENLIPGHGEIVLRGEIPELVKSNLAYLNELRKAVRQAHRRKYPGDYLQEISVEDCGKSRVLLGGLAEALHQRNLRALYRQFYGEPPATSPEDEYD
- the npdG gene encoding NADPH-dependent F420 reductase — protein: MPEKTDKPSLAVLGGTGKQGKGLAYRWAKAGYTVYIGSRTPEKARQAAAEVRQRLGDPAAPVMGLGNAEAAARAEIVVLTVPYSAHRSTLEAVREALAGKILVDVTVPLKPPKVTRAQMPPAGSAAQEAQALLGESVAVVDAFQNIAHELLWEDGPIDCDVLVTGKGKANRQRVVQLVRDAGLRAWDAGPIENSAVVEGLTSVLIYLNKTYGSTHAGIRITGLSGSA
- a CDS encoding nitroreductase family protein; the protein is MPEPNLAPKILHAFLRTRRSVRRFRPDPVPREVIERLLETAIYAPSAHNLQPWRFVVLTGPRAKARLAEALTDQMRQDMQQEGAAEEDIAERVARSRRRLHESPVVILLNRVTTVVRREVPEEHRMARQSVAIVGLQLWLAAHAEGLGAVWVCWPLFAPETTRQTLGLPPNWEPQGMLFVGYPAEEPPLRPRTPWQDLTLWMEE